CCGGCAAATGAGATATCATTTATATGACATACCTGAGCGAGAGAAGCTGTCTCCATATCCGTACAGTATCCGTCGAAAGTCTTTATAAGATACTCTTTATCTTTATTATTTGAAACGAATTTATCCGCAGTCAGTATATTCCCGAAATATACACCAAAATCAAAATCATACTTGATATCCTCTGCGATTTCATTGAAAGCTTTGTTCTGAACGAAATATGTAACGTCTATATCGGGAACACATCCGACTTCATAACCGAGCTGAGTAACGTCCATATCGCTTTGAACGGTCTTTGTTGATAAAACCACGTCCCCCACTTCGATACCCGTTTTCAGTCCACCAGCAACTCCGCAGTTGATCAGAAGATCGGGAGCAAAATTGTCGATTAGTTTTTGAGCAGTACAAGCCATTGCAACCTTTCCCGTAAGGCATTTTACGGCAACGACTTTTTTATCATCGATATTACCTATGAAGTATCTGCTTCCCTTTATATCCTCTTCTTTTAAATCTTTCATTTCTTTTTTTATCAAATATAATTCTTCGTCCATAGACGCTATTATCCCTATCATAATAATCTCCTTTTATATATATTTTAAAGTTAATAAATAATTAAATCTATTATTAATTAAATCTTAATGTCCTAATATTATACTACATTTAAAGCAAATGTAAAATTAAAATATTTTTCTTTACTTTATGAAATAAAGTAGTATACTACAGGTAACAATATAAGTAAGAGGTGCAAAAAATGGATTTTTTAATGAGTTTTTTAACCAAGACGGGACCTATTGTTTATATGACAATATTCTTTCTCAAAGTACTGGAAATTTCCCTTGATACACTGCGTATAGTACTTATCAACAAAGGACAGAAAGAGCTTGGAAGTTTGGTAGGGTTCATCGTTATCTTACTTTGGATATTTGTAGCTTCAAGCGTACTCTCAAGCCTAAGCGAAGATTTGTGGAAGGCTCTTTTTTACGCTCTCGGATACAGCGTAGGGATCTACGTGGGGATAGTGATAGAAAAGAAGATCGCTCTCGGATATGTAAGTATGGAAATCAACGTGAGAGGGACTGAGGGAGAAAACCTTGCAAATATTTTAAGAGAAAACAACTTCGGTGTTACTATAATGAAAGGCGAAGGATTTAATCACACAAGATATATCCTTAAACTTCACGTAAACAGAAAAAGAGTGGAAGAAGCCAGAGAAATCGCTTACAACGTCGTACCGGACAGCGTGGTTACCATAAACGATATCGTAACGATAGAAGGCGGATATATGTACGGTGTCAGGAGGAGGAGATAAGCAGTTAAGGGCTGTCCGCCCTTAAAAACCCATTGTAACGGACTCCGTCCCTTAAGAACCCTGCCCTTTTTTGTCCGAAGAAACAAAAAAGGGATAAAAATTCTTCCGCTCAAGCCGCAGTGGCTTAGCCTTCGGCAAAAAGGATATTAAACTTAATAAGTCATTCATCCGCAAATCACCTAAATGAGTTATTACTTTTAATAGAATTTAAAACTTTTTTTAAGGCTTAAATCAGTAAATTTCAAAATAAAGGATTTCGCTAATAGGGATATTAAACTTAGTGAAGTCATTCACCCGCATATTACCTAAAAGAGATGTTTACTTATTATTAAATTATAAACCTAAAAGAAAATACAAAGAATGATATAGCAAATTTTCGTCACTTTTAAATTAGTTAGAATTGTTGACAATAATGAAATTAAAGAATATAATATAAATAAAGAAGGAGCCATAGAGATGAAGGTGGCTTCCTAAGATAGTTTTTTATTCAATAATAACTACTCAGGTCGCAACTGGGTAGTTATTTTAATTTTTCTTATTTTTTAAATAAAGAAACTTAAAATAGCGGCGGCTATCTCAAATAGTAGTATAAGTACTTTTATTATCAGTACGTAATCTATCTTCATAGCACCACCCCCTTTATGTAGTAAAGAGGAAACCACCCGCACCTTATTCTACGGCTCGGTATTATTATATACTACCTCGAATGTTTGTTCAATATTTATGGCAAAAGTGGTCACTTTTGAGTCACATGTAAAATTTCCGAGTAAAATGATTTACAAAAAATATAACTTTAAATATCTAAAAAAGTCCTCGGAAATTTCCGAGGACTTTTATTTATTCGATTTTCGTTCTTTTATTTTATATATTACAGCAATAATACCCAGTATCGGTCCGGCAATTCCGTAAAAATAAAATATTTTATGAAATGCAGACGGAAAGACTATACTGTCTCTATAAAACATAGTTACAAAAACTATAACTCCGAGAATTAAATTTGATATATTTATAAAAAATATTTATCATTACTTTTGACGGCTGCTGTCAAACTGATACCGAAACAAATCAAATAGATAATAAACATAAATATGGGAGATAAATCAATGACACCGCCGTAACCGACCGATTCTCCGCCGAGAGAAAACAGACAGGTATCATACATATCCATACCATAATATTCCATATATAAATCAAATAAAAACATTATAAAGGATAACCATCCCAGAGTTATTAAAAATCTTTTCATATAATTTCCCTCATGCAAAATATAAATCACATTATATCATTCCTGTAAAGACAAAACTTATAATCAAACATACCTGCCGTTTTTAATTTTTTCTTTTTGAATCCTATGTCCAAAAGACTCTTTACCATATAAGAATTGCTGTTAAGTTCGTCCTGTGACATAATATAATTAATAAACTTGGCTTTGGGATACTTTTCAAATAATTTTTTATATAATTTTGCTTCGTAGCCGTACCCCATATACTGAGTAAAAATATCTATTTTATCTATTTGTATAAATTGTCTTTGTAAAATCCCCTTTTTAAGAGTATAAAAACTTATGATACCTATGAAAGAATCATAATCATCCATTATTTTATATGTGCTGATAACTTCTTCCCAGTCATTTAAAGAAATTTCACTTAAATTATTTGTAACATCATTTATTTCATCATTCCAATATTCAAGTGAGCTTGATAAAATCAAACTTCCTTCTATACTTTCGGTAAGCTCTTCCAAACTTCTTATCAGTTCAAACTTCAAGATAATTCACCCTTATTTATCTTCTTTTACAATCCCTCTTTCAACCGCCTTATCATGTGCGGCATGAAGAAGCTCTATCTCCCCTTCCAGTTCCGTTTCGTAAGGATAAGAAGAAGATATCCTCTTAAACGCATCAATCTGTTCTTTAGCTTTATATTCGTCCTCATTATAAAGAAGTTCATAAGCATAAAGCTGTCTTCTTCTGGATACATAGTTGTTCTTCGTAGTTTCTATATATCTCTTAAGGTCATCATTCATGAGCCTGTCTATTTCATACTTGTCACATTCTCCCATAAGCTCTAAAAACAAAAGTTCACATCTAAGCTCACTTTTATGAACGCTAAGCATATCCGTCAAGTTATCAAGGGAATATAAAATCAGTTCCTTTGCTTTATCGAATTCTTTCTTGTCTACCAGATAATTACATTTTAAAGTCACCATAGCACTTACGAGAGGGTTTAGATAATCCGCTCTTTCATCCACATCAAAAAGGCTTTCGTCCATATCTTTAAGCCTGATTCCTTTTGTAAGGAGTCCGTTTATTTTAAGCTGAGAATAAAATGCTTTCTTCGAATTGATATCTTCATCCAAATATAACGCATTTGCTCCGTCGTTCGCAATCCCGCCTATTTTTCTGGGAATCCCGTTTAACAGACCAAAGTATAAGCTTAGTCCGACTCCCATAATAAGCCCTTCCGATAAGAATATCACATAAGGAAGCATTATATACGAAATAAGACATATCCCGCCGAAAATGAAGTTCATTATAACTCCGCCAAGTGAATACAAAAAGTTTGGGAAATCATATTTATCATCTTTCACATCGGGAGGTATCATCAGACACTGTCCGCCCGTACCGGGGATATGATATCTTTTATAAGTCATTTTGCCGTTGTTCTTAACGAACATCATATTGCCGATCCTAAAGGAAGCAAACTCGTATCCGCTGAGTTTACCGAAGATAAAATGACCGCCCTCGTGTATTATTATTGATACATAAGAAAGTATACTCGCCCACACAATAAAGAAAAGAAGGCTTTCAAATCCATGGAATACATCCCAGCCTTTTAGGAATACCAATGCTACGATTACCGAGAGTATCAAAAGCATTACCATGTTGGGAAGCATATCGTATTTGCCTCCGCCCACGTCCATGCTTTTATTTTGATTATTGTTTTGTTTTGACGTATTTAAACCATTTTGGT
This region of Anaerofustis stercorihominis DSM 17244 genomic DNA includes:
- a CDS encoding 5'-methylthioadenosine/adenosylhomocysteine nucleosidase, translating into MIGIIASMDEELYLIKKEMKDLKEEDIKGSRYFIGNIDDKKVVAVKCLTGKVAMACTAQKLIDNFAPDLLINCGVAGGLKTGIEVGDVVLSTKTVQSDMDVTQLGYEVGCVPDIDVTYFVQNKAFNEIAEDIKYDFDFGVYFGNILTADKFVSNNKDKEYLIKTFDGYCTDMETASLAQVCHINDISFAGIRGISDSADEGASTDFKENLRKASDNCAKLLIAVLKKM
- a CDS encoding M50 family metallopeptidase, which produces MKDNDKKGLKSFDDFLMPYLTDDEKILNKESDIAKDALLFGGKDFNEGLNKEVNENIDDSKPDDISDSYEENKGHFLNDNKDYSAEEEDSISDYDENEENYYKSDIEGIDRGENNDNQNGLNTSKQNNNQNKSMDVGGGKYDMLPNMVMLLILSVIVALVFLKGWDVFHGFESLLFFIVWASILSYVSIIIHEGGHFIFGKLSGYEFASFRIGNMMFVKNNGKMTYKRYHIPGTGGQCLMIPPDVKDDKYDFPNFLYSLGGVIMNFIFGGICLISYIMLPYVIFLSEGLIMGVGLSLYFGLLNGIPRKIGGIANDGANALYLDEDINSKKAFYSQLKINGLLTKGIRLKDMDESLFDVDERADYLNPLVSAMVTLKCNYLVDKKEFDKAKELILYSLDNLTDMLSVHKSELRCELLFLELMGECDKYEIDRLMNDDLKRYIETTKNNYVSRRRQLYAYELLYNEDEYKAKEQIDAFKRISSSYPYETELEGEIELLHAAHDKAVERGIVKEDK
- a CDS encoding DUF5698 domain-containing protein → MDFLMSFLTKTGPIVYMTIFFLKVLEISLDTLRIVLINKGQKELGSLVGFIVILLWIFVASSVLSSLSEDLWKALFYALGYSVGIYVGIVIEKKIALGYVSMEINVRGTEGENLANILRENNFGVTIMKGEGFNHTRYILKLHVNRKRVEEAREIAYNVVPDSVVTINDIVTIEGGYMYGVRRRR